From a single Oncorhynchus nerka isolate Pitt River linkage group LG11, Oner_Uvic_2.0, whole genome shotgun sequence genomic region:
- the LOC115122583 gene encoding ELMO domain-containing protein 2-like — translation MFGSIWGYFYTSFLRYWLKWFIRQVTGKCELQRICAGYKPGAPRTTKAEYSLKNSKSKLLRAAVDVEEDGLEKHLDLIMREKNVKTQRDPTFKVNLKLCLLQITGYRNLFTSVEELRKENFDSDKVQHEEMLLKFWDLLMPEVKLESRITKQWGDIGFQGDDPKTDFRGMGMLGLTNLVFFSENYTEEARQVLSHANHPKLGYSYAIVGINLTEMAYSLLKSGALKPHFYNTVSGRPQLQHLHQLFCYLVYKFDKFWVEEEPESIMEFNHYREKFHDNIKIQLLDPAVALTMTDSPRSN, via the exons ATGTTCGGCAGCATCTGGGGATACTTCTACACGTCCTTCCTTAGATACTGGCTGAAGTGGTTCATCAGACAGGTGACAGGGAAATGCGAGCTGCAAAGGATTTGTGCCGGCTACAAGCCTGGGGCGCCCAGGACAACGAAAGCAG AATACTCACTCAAGAACTCCAAATCTAAG ctaTTAAGAGCtgctgtggatgtggaggaggatgGTTTGGAGAAGCATCTGGATCTTATCATGAGGGAAAAGAATGTCAAAACGCAGAGGGATCCCAC GTTTAAGGTGAATCTGAAGCTGTGTCTCTTACAAATAACAGGATACAGGAACTTATTCACGTCCGTGGAAGAGTTGAGGAAGGAGAATTTTGACTCTGATAAAGTCCAACACGAGGAAATGCTTTTGAAG TTCTGGGACCTGTTGATGCCCGAGGTCAAACTGGAGTCCAGAATTACCAAACAGTGGGGCGACATTGGTTTCCAAGGCGACGACCCCAAGACTGACTTCCGAGGAATGGGCATGTTGGGCCTAACCAACCTTGT GTTCTTTAGTGAGAACTACACTGAAGAGGCTCGGCAAGTGCTGTCCCACGCAAACCATCCCAAACTGGG GTACTCCTATGCCATAGTGGGTATCAACCTGACGGAGATGGCGTACAGTTTACTGAAGAGTGGTGCTCTCAAACCCCACTTCTACAACACTGTGTCTGGGAGACCCCAACTACAGCACCTCCATCAGCTGTTCT GTTACCTGGTGTACAAGTTTGATAAGTTCTGGGTGGAGGAGGAGCCCGAGAGCATCATGGAGTTCAACCACTACAGGGAAAAGTTCCACGACAATATCAAGATTCAACTGCTGGACCCTGCCGTCGCCCTCACCATGACGGATAGTCCAAGAAGTAACTGA